The Corynebacterium comes genome window below encodes:
- a CDS encoding MBL fold metallo-hydrolase: MTNMLELHRISVSEMDNNCYLLVAGDEALLIDAAADAPAILALAQQAGAKITAVLTTHRHPDHHRALVEVLKETGATHYASFLDAPALPADVDVELNQGDTIEFAGHELPVTILRGHTPGGAALTAEIDGRTHLFVGDSIFPGGLGKTTSESDFVRLFKDVTERLFNRHDDETIVHPGHGVDTTLGAERPNLDEWWERRW; this comes from the coding sequence ATGACAAACATGCTTGAGCTCCACCGGATCTCCGTCTCAGAGATGGACAACAACTGCTACCTCCTCGTCGCGGGCGATGAGGCCCTGCTTATCGACGCCGCCGCCGACGCCCCCGCCATCCTCGCCCTCGCGCAGCAGGCCGGCGCCAAGATCACCGCCGTGCTGACCACCCACCGCCATCCCGACCACCATCGTGCGCTGGTCGAGGTGCTGAAGGAGACCGGCGCCACCCACTACGCCTCTTTCCTCGACGCCCCGGCACTCCCGGCCGACGTCGACGTCGAACTCAACCAGGGCGACACCATTGAATTCGCCGGCCATGAACTGCCGGTGACCATCCTGCGCGGCCACACCCCCGGCGGCGCCGCCCTCACGGCGGAAATCGACGGCCGGACGCACCTGTTCGTCGGCGACAGCATCTTCCCCGGCGGGCTGGGAAAGACGACGTCAGAAAGCGATTTCGTGCGCCTTTTCAAGGACGTCACCGAGCGGCTCTTCAACCGCCACGACGACGAGACCATCGTCCACCCCGGCCACGGAGTCGACACCACCCTCGGCGCCGAGCGCCCGAATCTCGACGAGTGGTGGGAGCGCCGTTGGTAG
- a CDS encoding DoxX family protein: MIRKIARPMIASVYIADGADSLLHTSEHVESAELLIKRARAILPREYARRIPRDPELVVRAVAAAKVGAGTTLAVGFLPRVSASILATTAVPTMLARHAFWETQDKAERSARRSGFLTNLALLGGLLITSTDTAGKPGLKWRATKAAEVTNKKVHAALPTKSESEKAADSARDWLDDASGRVTEYAHRAQDYYVDHKDEWRDTATASAAAATTAAAGAAHKVSGYLAENKDDWLGAARDNAQTARKGIVKAAALAQDRADEALVAAEKKSGRAAKQARKNADRWQVRADKAITKAQKKVGRI; this comes from the coding sequence ATGATCCGCAAGATCGCCCGCCCCATGATCGCCTCGGTCTACATCGCCGACGGTGCCGACAGTCTGCTCCACACCTCCGAGCACGTGGAGAGCGCAGAACTCCTGATCAAGCGCGCCCGGGCCATCCTCCCCCGCGAATACGCCCGCCGTATTCCGCGTGACCCGGAGCTGGTCGTCCGCGCGGTCGCCGCCGCCAAGGTCGGTGCCGGCACCACCCTGGCCGTCGGTTTCCTGCCGCGTGTGTCCGCATCGATTCTGGCGACCACGGCCGTTCCGACGATGCTCGCCCGCCACGCCTTCTGGGAGACCCAGGACAAGGCCGAGCGCAGTGCCCGCCGCTCCGGTTTCCTCACCAACCTGGCCCTGCTCGGCGGTCTGCTGATCACGTCGACCGACACCGCCGGAAAGCCGGGTCTGAAGTGGCGTGCCACCAAGGCCGCTGAGGTGACCAACAAGAAGGTCCACGCAGCGCTGCCGACCAAATCGGAGTCGGAGAAGGCCGCTGATTCCGCCCGCGACTGGTTGGACGACGCCTCCGGGCGGGTCACCGAGTACGCCCACCGGGCCCAGGACTACTACGTGGATCACAAGGACGAGTGGCGCGACACCGCCACCGCCAGCGCGGCGGCAGCCACCACCGCGGCAGCCGGTGCGGCCCACAAGGTCTCGGGCTACCTCGCGGAGAACAAGGACGACTGGCTCGGCGCGGCGCGTGACAACGCCCAGACCGCCCGCAAGGGCATCGTCAAGGCTGCGGCCCTCGCCCAGGACCGCGCCGATGAGGCCCTGGTCGCCGCCGAGAAGAAGTCCGGCCGCGCCGCCAAGCAGGCCCGCAAGAACGCCGACAGGTGGCAGGTTCGCGCGGACAAGGCGATCACGAAGGCACAGAAGAAGGTCGGCAGGATCTAG